Proteins encoded together in one Shewanella acanthi window:
- a CDS encoding NADPH-dependent FMN reductase, whose translation MATYKVGYFVGSLSSNSINRLLAKALARLAPPDLELIEIPIKDLPLYSPDYDADFPPVARAFKKAIAEMDGILFVTPEYNRSIPGGLKNAIDWASRPWGHNSFTAKPSGVIGTSPGSIGTALAQQSLRSVLCFCNSPLMNTVEAYVQFKPGLITETGEVTDEHTAAFLTKYMNELHAFIVRVLTVLPRIPPSAD comes from the coding sequence ATGGCAACCTATAAAGTCGGTTATTTCGTGGGAAGTTTGTCTTCTAATTCAATCAACCGCTTGCTAGCAAAAGCATTGGCTAGACTGGCACCGCCGGATCTTGAATTGATTGAAATCCCGATTAAGGATTTACCGCTGTATAGTCCTGATTACGATGCTGACTTTCCGCCTGTTGCGCGGGCGTTTAAAAAAGCCATTGCTGAGATGGATGGGATTTTGTTTGTCACGCCCGAATATAACCGTTCAATTCCAGGCGGATTAAAGAACGCTATTGACTGGGCAAGTCGTCCTTGGGGACATAACTCCTTTACTGCCAAGCCCTCGGGAGTGATTGGTACATCGCCTGGTTCAATCGGTACGGCGTTGGCACAGCAGAGTCTTCGAAGTGTGCTGTGCTTCTGTAACTCGCCTTTGATGAATACCGTAGAGGCATACGTCCAGTTTAAACCAGGCCTAATTACCGAAACGGGCGAGGTTACGGATGAACATACCGCAGCTTTCCTAACTAAGTACATGAATGAATTACATGCCTTTATTGTTCGTGTACTCACTGTATTACCACGTATTCCTCCTTCTGCAGATTAA
- a CDS encoding isoaspartyl peptidase/L-asparaginase family protein: protein MKNKFATFSLILSSTLFMTLNAQANDKPFAIAIHGGAGTISKANLTPELRQAYKDKLKEAVDKGSKVLEQGGDSVVAVQTAINVLENSLLFNAGVGSVYTYDGGHELDASIMDGKTMNAGAVAGVRHIANPIDLALAVMNKSEHVMLSGAGAEEFALTQGFSLVPNSHFDTDARYQQLLDARQKINAAEKSEQIAGIETKVEMKDLDYKFGTVGAVALDKNGNLAAGTSTGGMTAKRFGRIGDSPVIGAGTYAENGVCAVSATGHGEYFIRYQVAGDICAKVKYQQKSIIQAADEVINQRLITAGGSGGVIAVDHRGNIATPFNTEGMYRATRSNGEPAQVFIWQDQ, encoded by the coding sequence ATGAAAAATAAATTCGCCACCTTTAGTTTAATTCTCTCGAGTACACTTTTTATGACACTCAATGCTCAAGCCAATGATAAACCCTTTGCTATTGCTATCCACGGTGGGGCAGGCACTATTTCCAAGGCCAATTTAACCCCAGAACTGCGTCAAGCCTACAAAGACAAACTCAAAGAAGCGGTCGATAAGGGCTCAAAAGTACTCGAACAGGGTGGCGATAGTGTAGTGGCAGTGCAAACAGCCATTAATGTATTAGAGAATAGTCTACTATTTAATGCCGGTGTGGGTTCAGTGTATACCTATGATGGTGGACATGAGCTCGATGCATCAATTATGGATGGCAAAACGATGAACGCAGGTGCGGTCGCGGGCGTGCGTCATATTGCCAATCCCATCGATTTGGCACTGGCGGTGATGAATAAGTCAGAGCATGTGATGTTATCTGGCGCTGGTGCGGAAGAATTTGCGTTGACTCAAGGTTTTAGCTTAGTACCAAACAGTCATTTCGATACGGATGCCCGTTACCAACAATTGTTAGATGCGCGCCAAAAAATCAATGCGGCCGAAAAATCCGAGCAAATCGCCGGTATCGAGACCAAAGTTGAGATGAAGGATCTGGACTATAAATTCGGCACAGTTGGCGCTGTGGCCCTAGATAAAAATGGCAATCTCGCGGCGGGAACATCCACGGGTGGCATGACGGCTAAGCGTTTTGGCCGGATTGGTGATTCGCCCGTGATAGGTGCGGGCACCTATGCGGAAAATGGCGTCTGTGCGGTATCGGCAACGGGGCATGGCGAGTACTTTATTCGCTACCAAGTGGCTGGAGATATCTGTGCTAAGGTCAAATACCAACAAAAATCCATTATCCAAGCCGCCGATGAGGTTATCAATCAACGATTAATTACCGCTGGCGGCTCGGGTGGGGTGATTGCCGTTGACCACAGGGGCAATATCGCAACGCCCTTTAATACTGAAGGTATGTACCGTGCAACCCGCAGCAATGGTGAACCTGCCCAAGTGTTTATTTGGCAGGACCAATAA
- a CDS encoding L,D-transpeptidase family protein, which yields MVPVSNRLLIHYLVSALRTLGLRRLVSRVFLWQFVNSYYVQFLSPLILIGMLSFTLLMPIQAAEMVQSDAQRQFNRLKQHTMLLALAGVNPVFEHNYRRLLQIEAQGIGSSELSELKTMSAQIDGYWRYIASSKVCVIKTISRIEIESDEGAKDPLATLDETSLGDDTTAINLPRESQSECESRVLESANSTQMLSVIEQLQLLINLDTSQQWATLTLDEKITPGMDEPLIPEIASRLELLGYLSQHTTHTLYSDDLVAAIEAFQWRHGLDPDGVIGRQTLYWLNQSPMMRAKLLAKNTLRQQIVNLELSGNYLLINIPGFSLQLVEQGHVILNSKVIVGKPSRPTPILDSLISNVVMNPRWHVPRSIIRRDIVPHILADAGYLSEREFDMYNSEGKPVVHSPEEWQRIAASGFPYRLVQRPGPKNALGKFKFHFENSYSVYLHGTSEPKLFNKTNRALSSGCIRVEKVDELAQWFKTHFVIDKRLWDRLLSNDAQTQWFALSNKVPVHLVYFTAWLDEQGQVQYRNDIYQLEAEFTNSVSADIFFTP from the coding sequence ATGGTGCCAGTGAGTAATCGTTTGCTCATTCACTATCTCGTTTCAGCACTAAGAACCCTAGGTTTACGAAGACTTGTGTCCCGCGTTTTCCTTTGGCAATTTGTCAACTCGTACTATGTTCAATTTCTCTCTCCGTTAATTCTCATCGGTATGTTAAGTTTCACCCTTTTGATGCCAATTCAAGCGGCAGAAATGGTCCAAAGTGATGCTCAAAGGCAATTTAACCGCTTAAAACAACATACTATGCTGTTGGCACTCGCCGGTGTGAATCCTGTTTTTGAGCACAATTATCGGCGACTCTTGCAGATAGAAGCCCAGGGCATTGGTTCGAGTGAGCTTTCTGAGCTAAAAACCATGTCAGCACAAATCGATGGTTATTGGCGATATATTGCGTCGTCCAAAGTGTGCGTGATTAAGACTATATCCCGTATTGAAATTGAGAGTGATGAAGGGGCTAAAGATCCCTTAGCAACATTAGATGAAACCAGCCTTGGTGATGATACTACGGCGATAAATTTGCCACGAGAGAGTCAGTCTGAATGTGAGTCAAGAGTGCTTGAAAGCGCGAATTCTACGCAAATGCTCAGTGTCATCGAACAATTGCAGTTGTTAATTAACCTTGATACATCCCAACAATGGGCGACGTTAACGCTCGATGAGAAAATCACTCCAGGTATGGATGAGCCGCTTATCCCTGAAATTGCATCTCGCCTTGAGCTGTTGGGTTATTTATCCCAACATACCACTCATACTTTGTATAGCGATGATCTAGTCGCTGCCATTGAAGCATTTCAGTGGCGCCATGGCCTGGATCCCGATGGTGTGATTGGGCGGCAAACCCTGTATTGGTTAAATCAGTCGCCGATGATGCGGGCTAAGCTGCTTGCCAAAAATACCCTGCGTCAACAAATCGTAAATTTGGAACTGAGCGGGAATTATTTGCTGATTAATATCCCCGGATTTTCACTGCAACTGGTAGAGCAGGGCCATGTTATCCTTAATTCCAAAGTGATCGTCGGCAAACCCTCAAGACCAACCCCCATACTTGATAGCCTCATTTCGAATGTGGTTATGAACCCTCGTTGGCACGTTCCTCGCTCCATTATTCGCCGCGATATCGTGCCTCATATTCTGGCCGATGCCGGATACCTCTCTGAGCGTGAGTTTGATATGTATAATAGCGAGGGGAAACCCGTAGTGCATTCTCCCGAAGAATGGCAACGTATTGCAGCATCGGGTTTTCCTTATCGATTAGTTCAACGACCCGGCCCTAAAAATGCATTAGGCAAATTTAAATTTCATTTTGAGAATAGCTACAGCGTTTATTTACATGGTACTTCAGAACCGAAACTTTTTAATAAGACGAACAGGGCATTATCATCGGGTTGTATTCGTGTTGAGAAAGTGGATGAATTAGCGCAATGGTTTAAAACCCATTTTGTGATAGATAAACGACTTTGGGATAGATTATTGTCAAATGATGCTCAAACCCAGTGGTTCGCGCTGTCGAACAAGGTGCCGGTGCACTTGGTCTATTTCACTGCGTGGCTCGATGAACAGGGACAGGTACAGTATCGTAATGATATCTATCAACTTGAGGCCGAGTTCACAAATTCGGTGTCTGCTGATATTTTCTTCACTCCCTAA
- a CDS encoding translocation/assembly module TamB domain-containing protein → MSQPPKTPENPASGVTATSESAAQLGSPPQGNDLSEHQDVESPPKMLKHTLWPVTKWVIRVIVYLPLSLLVLTALLLGTEIGARISISLANKFVPNLEINYQAGSLNKDLKLTSAAWSMQGIVVKLEGLHLAWQPTCLLQKQLCVNALETTKVDVNIDTAALSANSSPDPTEEDVNTESQELVLPFGIILDSANLNDIEITVDQMRFGANHIETKANWFAKGLTVETLTSEGLSVLIPLDEPNADAIAAQQNTNTASKDVQQNNLDPTTANTSAPAPMEHQLSSPSSNTSLTPKMSAAADTAFADKNSKPKESLKPPVEEKNATAQAAVRDDEWPLAHLPQVLMPFPVSVSEFVLTNTSIEIGPRKELINHLSLKGSFIQHQLLVDNLAIAHPDGHLTLAGKLALEKDYPLSITLDAQLSQLAELPDLSQQSLSLTLSDSLGALSIKAKAQGDANFNLEGNITLKDPELVYHLNLKDGRLQWPLKDAEYKIDSLQLESRGNLKQQSASINANVTSPFNRVLALNGELEHGNQKLTFKQFNAEGELGIIDVKGELDYSQAIAWNAEVLLDGLKLQEISLPKSNDAENQSATTASGNAAKAHSSPPKANATHVSNTVNANKTNATNTAEFAKAADTTSVKVVSQTQTEEKTQPLMTNHPNSTIPISSSDAISKSTSETQKQLMADTSTTTVKSTTDADSTNIVSASHQTTRAVNSTNNAKGTKPVTPPAASSVTTTAGLPDSLISGHLQTSGEYRDNHWQVSLTNTVLSGTLHGYPFDISADVSVNDKLYIDTKGINAKVLGSTLTLQGTANKTWQITGELAVPDFGLWLPQASGQLQTKINVSGDEKHPQVEVNSNLVDFMYGSIKLRESTLKALYKPLDKHEFSVSLASQALQLSSQSLETTNLDAKGNIETQSLTLNATGDLGLDLSVSNQYDPIKTLSQTQINRINLSTPVGKWSLNKDILIGWDQAKNKGSISPFCLDNPNSKICLDNSVNLGKNGEAQISYNGSPGKLLIPVLPRNMKWDGSAAMLANVAWAASKKPTAKVNLEFSPGSIKLKRAKREVTIDYQQLALMLDLDAKRLLTTINFESENVASWQSEMTINVSPDRSLSGYANIKQINLQPLGEFFPQINTLEGLLTSRLTFAGSLETPEVAGNIDLTQAAIALTANPTLINKMNMSMVLGGQQASVKGRWMMGNGMGQISGDMRWPQGLFSGEIAIKGDKLAVIQPPLALLDVSPDLTIAFSQEQLELKGTVDVPSGNIKIVQLAEGGVALSEDVVFDDSIAASEPKPSPYAIVADLNINVGNDLKIDGMGLNGKLQGTLKLQQQAFRPPLLFGDIKVMQGSYKFMGQTLNIRTGEVQFVGPTSVPNLNIEAIREIKSEDLVAGVRITGTPARPVVTLFSNPAKEQAEILSYIVKGSGFNSSNNDQNNSLMMGAALGLSSQVGGGGAINSIGSTATGIIEEFGFSNVQLDTNDEGRVAISGYIGEKLMVKYGVGVFNPGYEMTVRYYLLSQLYLEAVNGTLGQSLDLYYNFNIN, encoded by the coding sequence ATGAGTCAGCCCCCAAAAACACCAGAAAATCCAGCATCTGGCGTCACTGCAACATCTGAATCTGCTGCACAGTTGGGTTCTCCACCACAGGGCAACGATCTGAGTGAACATCAAGACGTAGAAAGCCCACCTAAGATGCTAAAACACACACTGTGGCCAGTCACCAAGTGGGTCATTAGGGTCATTGTTTACCTCCCATTAAGCCTACTGGTGCTGACGGCACTGCTACTGGGGACTGAAATTGGCGCGCGGATCAGCATCAGTTTGGCGAATAAATTTGTTCCTAACCTAGAGATAAACTACCAAGCTGGCTCATTAAATAAAGATCTTAAACTGACTAGTGCCGCCTGGTCTATGCAAGGTATTGTCGTCAAACTCGAGGGGCTGCACTTAGCTTGGCAGCCGACCTGCCTACTGCAAAAACAGTTATGCGTTAACGCGCTCGAAACCACTAAAGTGGACGTTAATATTGATACAGCGGCATTGTCGGCCAATAGCAGTCCAGACCCAACTGAAGAAGATGTAAACACTGAGTCCCAAGAACTGGTATTACCCTTTGGCATTATTTTAGATTCAGCTAATTTGAATGATATCGAAATAACCGTTGATCAAATGCGTTTTGGTGCAAATCATATTGAAACTAAAGCCAATTGGTTTGCAAAGGGCCTCACGGTAGAAACACTGACGAGTGAAGGCCTATCAGTACTCATTCCGCTAGATGAACCAAACGCTGATGCGATAGCAGCGCAGCAGAATACAAATACCGCTTCAAAGGATGTGCAGCAAAACAATCTCGACCCGACAACGGCAAATACATCAGCGCCTGCTCCAATGGAGCATCAGCTTAGTAGCCCATCATCCAACACCAGCTTAACGCCGAAGATGAGTGCTGCGGCCGATACCGCATTTGCGGATAAAAACAGTAAGCCCAAAGAGAGCCTAAAGCCACCTGTCGAAGAGAAAAACGCAACCGCTCAAGCCGCAGTGAGAGACGATGAATGGCCGCTTGCCCATCTACCCCAAGTATTGATGCCCTTTCCGGTCAGCGTTAGTGAATTTGTGCTGACAAATACCAGTATTGAGATCGGCCCACGTAAGGAGTTGATTAATCATCTCAGCCTTAAGGGCAGTTTTATTCAACATCAACTCTTAGTGGATAATTTAGCCATAGCGCACCCCGACGGACACCTTACTCTTGCGGGGAAATTAGCACTCGAAAAGGATTATCCATTATCCATAACACTGGATGCCCAGCTAAGTCAGTTAGCCGAATTACCCGATCTCAGCCAACAAAGCCTGTCGCTGACTTTATCTGACAGTCTTGGGGCACTTAGCATTAAGGCTAAAGCACAGGGTGATGCGAATTTTAACCTTGAGGGTAACATTACCTTGAAGGACCCAGAGCTCGTCTATCATCTAAACCTTAAGGATGGACGCCTTCAGTGGCCGCTGAAGGATGCAGAATACAAAATTGATAGTTTACAACTTGAGAGTCGAGGCAATCTTAAGCAGCAATCGGCCAGCATTAATGCCAATGTCACCTCCCCCTTTAACAGGGTATTGGCCCTTAATGGTGAACTTGAACATGGCAATCAAAAACTCACCTTTAAACAATTTAATGCCGAGGGCGAGCTTGGCATCATCGACGTCAAAGGGGAGCTCGATTACAGCCAAGCGATTGCGTGGAATGCCGAAGTCCTACTCGATGGCCTAAAGCTTCAGGAAATTAGCCTACCCAAATCAAATGATGCTGAGAATCAGTCAGCCACAACGGCATCCGGCAACGCAGCAAAAGCGCATTCATCGCCTCCTAAAGCCAATGCGACTCATGTTTCAAATACTGTAAATGCGAATAAAACCAACGCCACTAATACGGCTGAATTCGCAAAAGCGGCGGACACTACGTCAGTGAAAGTGGTGAGTCAGACCCAAACAGAGGAAAAGACTCAACCCCTGATGACAAATCATCCCAACTCAACCATTCCAATATCTTCATCAGACGCTATATCCAAGTCCACATCAGAGACTCAAAAACAGTTAATGGCAGACACCTCAACCACAACTGTAAAGTCCACAACTGATGCTGATAGCACCAATATCGTTTCTGCCTCGCATCAAACAACTCGCGCAGTTAATAGCACTAATAATGCAAAAGGTACAAAACCTGTTACCCCCCCTGCGGCATCAAGCGTCACAACGACTGCTGGTCTGCCCGATAGTTTAATCAGCGGTCATCTGCAGACCTCTGGTGAATACCGTGACAATCATTGGCAAGTATCACTGACCAATACCGTTTTAAGTGGCACGCTGCATGGCTATCCCTTCGACATCAGCGCCGATGTTAGTGTGAATGACAAACTCTATATTGATACCAAAGGCATTAATGCCAAGGTACTCGGCTCCACGCTCACCCTACAAGGGACAGCCAATAAAACGTGGCAAATCACAGGTGAATTAGCCGTACCCGATTTTGGACTTTGGCTGCCACAGGCTAGCGGTCAACTACAGACAAAAATCAATGTCAGTGGGGATGAAAAACATCCACAGGTCGAGGTCAACTCCAATCTTGTTGACTTCATGTATGGCAGTATCAAACTTCGCGAATCGACCCTTAAAGCCCTCTATAAGCCTCTAGATAAACATGAGTTTAGCGTTTCATTAGCATCACAGGCCCTACAACTTAGCTCACAAAGCTTAGAAACAACCAACTTGGATGCGAAAGGCAACATTGAAACTCAAAGTTTAACCTTAAATGCGACTGGGGATTTAGGACTAGATCTTAGCGTGAGTAATCAATACGACCCGATAAAAACCCTATCACAAACCCAAATAAATCGAATTAACCTCAGTACCCCTGTCGGTAAATGGTCGTTAAATAAAGACATTCTTATTGGTTGGGACCAAGCAAAGAATAAAGGCAGCATTAGTCCTTTCTGCTTAGATAATCCCAACAGTAAAATCTGTCTCGATAATTCCGTTAATCTCGGTAAAAACGGAGAGGCTCAAATCAGCTATAACGGCAGTCCCGGTAAACTGTTAATTCCTGTATTGCCGCGTAATATGAAATGGGATGGGAGTGCTGCCATGCTCGCCAATGTTGCATGGGCTGCCAGCAAGAAACCCACCGCCAAGGTGAACCTCGAATTTAGTCCGGGCAGTATCAAACTTAAACGAGCTAAACGTGAAGTCACTATTGATTATCAGCAGCTTGCATTAATGCTCGATTTAGATGCCAAACGTTTACTGACGACCATTAATTTTGAATCCGAGAATGTCGCCAGCTGGCAGTCTGAAATGACAATCAATGTAAGCCCTGATAGATCCCTCTCTGGCTATGCCAATATCAAGCAAATCAATCTGCAACCCTTGGGCGAATTCTTCCCACAAATTAATACCCTCGAGGGATTACTCACCAGCCGACTAACCTTTGCAGGTTCGCTTGAAACCCCCGAGGTGGCGGGGAATATTGATCTGACCCAAGCCGCGATAGCACTCACGGCAAACCCCACGTTAATCAATAAAATGAATATGTCGATGGTGTTAGGCGGCCAACAAGCCAGCGTGAAAGGACGTTGGATGATGGGCAATGGTATGGGCCAGATCAGTGGCGACATGCGTTGGCCTCAGGGGCTGTTCAGCGGCGAAATTGCCATTAAGGGGGACAAGTTAGCCGTTATCCAGCCGCCTTTGGCACTGCTGGATGTCTCACCGGATCTGACCATTGCCTTCAGCCAAGAACAATTGGAACTCAAAGGCACAGTCGATGTGCCTTCAGGTAACATTAAAATTGTGCAATTAGCTGAAGGCGGTGTCGCACTCTCCGAAGACGTCGTATTCGATGATTCGATTGCCGCTTCAGAACCTAAACCTAGCCCCTATGCCATTGTCGCCGATCTGAATATTAACGTCGGTAACGATCTTAAAATTGATGGCATGGGACTGAATGGAAAACTGCAAGGTACCCTCAAGCTGCAGCAGCAGGCATTTCGCCCTCCACTGCTCTTTGGTGATATCAAAGTTATGCAAGGAAGCTACAAATTTATGGGGCAAACCCTCAATATTCGCACCGGTGAAGTTCAATTCGTTGGCCCAACTTCGGTACCCAATTTAAATATTGAAGCCATTCGCGAAATCAAAAGCGAAGATTTAGTCGCAGGCGTACGTATTACCGGTACTCCGGCTCGTCCCGTTGTCACACTCTTCTCTAATCCCGCCAAGGAACAGGCAGAAATTTTATCCTATATTGTCAAAGGCAGTGGGTTTAACAGTAGCAATAACGACCAAAACAACTCCTTGATGATGGGCGCAGCCCTTGGACTGAGCTCTCAAGTCGGTGGCGGCGGGGCCATTAACAGCATCGGCAGCACTGCGACAGGGATTATCGAGGAATTTGGTTTCTCAAACGTGCAGCTCGATACCAATGACGAAGGACGCGTCGCGATTAGCGGCTACATTGGCGAAAAACTCATGGTGAAATACGGTGTAGGGGTCTTTAACCCAGGCTACGAAATGACGGTAAGATACTATCTGTTGTCACAGCTGTATCTTGAAGCCGTTAACGGCACGCTCGGCCAATCATTGGACTTATATTACAACTTTAATATTAACTAA
- a CDS encoding autotransporter assembly complex protein TamA, which yields MHRILGISSAVRLHLLLGLGLISSGALAADNFLTVSVTGVDENLKRNIIAHLGSLPDSEVQRRAFLFNVEENVNTALKSMGYYHGEVDGQLKEKDKGPWELKINVNPGDPVIIQWVDINFSGEMLDDRAFDKWLSEVNIKPGDKLNHGTYADVKSQLVTLALARGYFDGDYTQAQIKINRDLNTAQVSLHFDSGARYHFGQVNFEGHTLEPDILEQLIPFKPDAAYSTRRVSALNRQLLDTGYFSNIKVIPQIDLAEDEQIPVKVELTNKARHSIELGLGGDFGQSASNTFEPRVRVTWRTPQINKYGHSQETTLEWSPDRPKFLTTYTIPMSHPLNDQLKIRFGLLRDKYGVTQIYEPEERDFRNTGQLESTKFLLGALRQHGLGNQWLMTYSLDAIHEEYNQSDIDYNPNFLLGGVNFSKTIRGDNTLDPKSGFRQIYGFDYADPFLGSEIRLARLKANFKWIDTFFDNHRLVARIDLAANVANENEIAFIPPSLRYFAGGDQSVRGYGFQELGPYLDYIDNDGNTNREVIGGRYLMVGSFEYQYYLTPTWRVATFVDAGNAFDNNQFEPVVSVGGGIHWISPIGPIKLDLGVGLKETDTIERSWRIHITMGTEL from the coding sequence GTGCATCGAATTTTGGGAATTTCGTCTGCTGTTCGACTTCATTTACTCCTTGGTCTGGGCCTCATAAGCTCAGGAGCGCTTGCCGCCGATAACTTTTTAACCGTCTCAGTTACAGGCGTGGATGAGAACCTCAAACGCAATATCATTGCCCACCTTGGCAGCTTGCCAGATTCAGAAGTGCAACGGCGGGCTTTTTTATTTAATGTCGAAGAAAACGTCAACACCGCACTGAAATCCATGGGGTATTACCACGGTGAGGTGGATGGCCAACTAAAAGAAAAAGACAAAGGTCCTTGGGAACTTAAGATTAACGTTAACCCTGGTGATCCGGTAATCATTCAGTGGGTCGATATTAATTTCTCGGGTGAGATGCTTGATGACCGCGCCTTCGATAAATGGCTGTCCGAGGTCAATATCAAGCCCGGCGATAAGCTTAATCACGGCACCTATGCCGATGTGAAGTCACAATTAGTAACTCTCGCCCTCGCCCGCGGCTATTTTGATGGGGATTACACTCAAGCACAGATAAAAATCAATCGTGATCTCAATACGGCACAAGTCAGTCTCCATTTTGACTCCGGGGCGCGCTATCACTTTGGCCAAGTGAACTTTGAGGGCCACACCCTTGAGCCGGACATTCTCGAACAACTCATCCCCTTTAAACCCGATGCGGCCTATTCTACTCGGCGCGTCAGTGCGCTCAATCGCCAACTATTAGATACGGGGTATTTTTCCAATATTAAAGTGATCCCACAAATAGATCTGGCTGAGGATGAGCAAATCCCCGTGAAGGTTGAACTAACCAATAAGGCCCGCCACTCTATAGAGTTAGGTCTTGGGGGGGATTTTGGCCAAAGCGCAAGCAATACCTTTGAGCCAAGGGTACGGGTCACATGGCGAACTCCACAAATCAATAAATACGGTCATTCGCAAGAAACCACCCTTGAATGGTCACCCGACAGGCCAAAATTTTTAACCACATATACGATCCCCATGAGTCATCCACTGAATGACCAATTAAAAATACGCTTTGGCCTTCTGCGGGATAAATACGGGGTCACTCAAATCTATGAACCCGAGGAAAGGGATTTTCGTAATACGGGTCAGCTCGAATCGACAAAGTTTTTACTCGGTGCATTGAGGCAACATGGACTTGGAAATCAATGGCTAATGACTTATTCGCTCGACGCCATTCACGAGGAATATAATCAATCCGACATCGATTACAATCCAAACTTTTTGCTCGGTGGCGTGAATTTCTCCAAAACCATTCGTGGGGATAACACCCTTGATCCTAAATCTGGCTTTAGGCAGATTTACGGTTTTGATTATGCTGATCCCTTTTTAGGATCGGAAATACGTCTTGCCCGCTTAAAAGCAAACTTTAAGTGGATTGATACCTTTTTTGATAACCATAGGCTAGTGGCTAGAATCGATTTAGCTGCTAACGTGGCCAATGAAAATGAAATTGCCTTTATTCCACCCTCATTACGCTATTTTGCAGGTGGGGATCAAAGCGTTCGGGGGTATGGTTTTCAAGAACTTGGGCCCTATTTGGACTACATAGACAACGATGGCAATACCAACCGCGAGGTCATTGGTGGACGTTACCTGATGGTCGGCAGTTTTGAGTATCAATATTATCTAACCCCCACATGGCGAGTGGCAACCTTCGTCGATGCGGGTAACGCCTTCGATAACAATCAATTTGAACCCGTTGTCTCAGTCGGTGGCGGTATTCATTGGATCTCACCAATTGGCCCGATTAAATTGGATTTAGGGGTAGGTTTGAAGGAAACCGATACTATTGAACGCTCTTGGCGCATACACATCACTATGGGGACAGAGCTATGA
- the rplY gene encoding 50S ribosomal protein L25, with product MSYTIQAQTRTEIGKGSSRRLRHAGKVPAVIYGAGKEPVSIVFDHKDIINIQTNEDFYTSVVTIVLDGKEIGVRAQAMQRHAFKPIIEHVDFVYA from the coding sequence ATGTCTTACACTATCCAAGCACAAACCCGCACTGAAATTGGGAAAGGTTCGAGCCGCCGCCTACGTCATGCAGGTAAAGTTCCTGCGGTTATCTACGGCGCAGGCAAAGAGCCAGTTTCTATTGTTTTTGATCACAAAGACATCATCAACATTCAAACTAACGAAGATTTCTACACTTCTGTAGTGACTATCGTTTTAGATGGTAAAGAAATCGGTGTTCGTGCACAAGCTATGCAACGTCACGCTTTCAAGCCAATTATTGAGCACGTTGACTTCGTTTACGCTTAA
- a CDS encoding DUF882 domain-containing protein gives MSLHCPARRQLLLGLSGAALCSIIPSQALASRSTKGIRELSFYNRHTGEHNDGSYWIDGKYQREVLQDFSHLLRDHRQNVTAPIDKRLFDLLHALKTSLNVNDEIHVISGYRSPHTNAMLANKSGGVAKKSYHMRGMAMDIAIPSVNLKTLRDAALSLKLGGVGYYPKSGFVHVDCGPVRHW, from the coding sequence GTGAGTTTACATTGTCCTGCCCGTAGGCAGTTGTTATTAGGCCTCAGTGGCGCGGCATTATGTTCAATCATTCCAAGTCAAGCGTTGGCGAGTCGTTCGACCAAAGGGATCCGCGAACTTAGCTTCTACAATCGCCATACTGGTGAACATAATGATGGAAGCTATTGGATTGATGGTAAATATCAGCGGGAAGTGCTGCAAGATTTTAGTCATTTGCTAAGGGATCATCGGCAGAATGTCACCGCGCCAATCGATAAACGTCTATTCGATCTCTTGCATGCGTTAAAGACCAGCTTGAATGTCAATGACGAGATCCATGTGATATCGGGTTATCGCTCACCCCATACTAATGCCATGCTCGCCAATAAGAGCGGTGGTGTTGCCAAGAAAAGTTATCATATGCGCGGGATGGCGATGGACATCGCGATTCCCAGTGTCAATTTAAAGACCCTGCGGGATGCTGCACTGTCACTTAAACTTGGCGGTGTAGGCTATTACCCTAAGTCAGGGTTTGTACATGTGGACTGCGGCCCTGTGCGCCACTGGTAG